The sequence ACGCCAAGCGCAAGGAAGAGGTGGACGTGCGCAACCAGGGCGATCAGATGGTGTACCAGACCGAGAAGGTCATGGAGGACCTGAAGGACAAGATCGACGCGGGCGACAAGGCCACCCTGGACGCCGCCCTGGGCAAGCTGAAGGACGCCCTGAAGGGCACCGACGTGGAGGCCATCAAGACCGCCACCGAGGAGCTGAGCAAGGCCTTCTACCCCATCAGCGAGAAGCTGTACAACCAGGCGGGCGGCCCCCAGGCAGGCGCGGGCCCGGACATGGGCGGCGCGGGCTTTACCGGCGGCGCTTCCGCCGCCGGCGCGGACACCGACCCTAACGTGGTGGACGCCGATTACACCGTGGTGGACGGCGACGACAATCCGTAAATTTTGTATTTGCAGAGCCGCTGCTTGCAGCGGCTCTGCTACCCTGTATCCCAGGCCCGAAGCCCAGCGCGGCGGGTTTTGGGCGGAGAGGAGGAGCAAAGCGGCACCGCACGGAAGGGCGACGGTCGTTTCATGCGGCGCGGTCTTTGCGACGACGATATGGCTGATCAAAAACGAGATTACTATGAAGTCCTGGGCGTGTCTAAAGGCGTCTCGGACGATGAACTGAAAAAGGCCTACCGCAAGCTGGCCAAGCAGTACCACCCCGACCTCAACCCCGGCGACAAGACCGCCGAGGCCAAGTTCAAGGAGGTCAACGAGGCCTACGAGGTCCTGTCCGACAAGGACAAACGGGCCCGCTACGACCAGTTCGGCCACGCGGGTGTGGACCCCAACTTCGGCGCCGGCGGACCCGGCGGCGGCTTTGGCGGCGGCTTCGGCGGCTTCGACATGGGTGACATTGACCTGGGCGACCTGTTCGGCTCCTTCTTCGGCGGCGGCTTCGGCGGCGGAGGCGGAGGCGGCCGCAGCCGCAACGCCCCCCAGAAGGGAGAGACCATCCGGGCCGGGGTGACCATCACCTTCGAAGAGGCGGCCTTCGGCTGCGAGAAGGAGATCACCGTCACCCGCACGGAGCCCTGCGAGGAGTGCAAGGGCTCCGGCTGCGCCCCCGGCACCACGGCGGAGATCTGTCCCGACTGTCACGGCAGCGGCGTGGTCCGGATCCAGCGGGGAGGAGGCGGCTTCTCCTTCTCCACCACCGCGGCCTGCACCCGCTGCCGCGGTACCGGAAAGATCATCCACCAGCCCTGCAAATCCTGCGGCGGCGCGGGGAGCGTCCGGCGGCAGAAGAAGCTGTCCGTCACCATCCCGGCGGGCATCGACAACGGCCAGGCCGTCTCCCTGCGGGGGCAGGGCGGCGCGGGCAAAAACGGCGGGCCGGCGGGCGATCTGCTCATTGGCGTCACCGTCCAGCCCCACCCCATCTTCCGCCGGGACGGCACGTCGGTCTACATGGAACAGCCGGTCTCCTTCGCCCAGGCGGCCCTGGGGGCGGAGCTCCAGATTCCCACCATCGACGGCACGGTGAAATACTCCATGCCCGAGGGCACCCAGACCGGCACCACCTTCCGTCTGCGCGGCAAGGGCATTCCCAGCCTCAACGGCCGGGGCCGGGGCGACCAGTACGTCACCGTAAAGGTCCTGGTTCCCACCGGCCTGAGCCGGGCCCAGAAGGAGGCCCTGCATGCCTTTGCCGAGTCCATGGGGGAGGAAAAAGAGGACTCCGGTGATCCACTTAAGAATCTTTTTGACAAGAGAAGGAAAAAGAAATAAAATAGAGGACAGTCCATATGGACTGTCCTCTATTTTATTTCTACCGCTCTTCGGAGGTGTACCATGCCCGACCTGTTCCAGTCCGCGGCGGACCTTGTGAACCAATACGTCCTGCCCTACCTGTCCTGGACCCTGGTGTTCCCCCTGGGCACGCTGATCCTGGTCCTGCTGTTCTTTTTCTACTACTGGCACGCCCAGGCTCCCCGTCGGGACAGCCTGGAGTGGATTGCCATGCGGGAGCGGCGGCCCATGACCTTCTCCGCCAAACGGTATCCCATGGGGAAAAAGGACGCCCTGCCCCTGCTGCTGGTGACGGCGGCCTATGCCTGCACCGCCTTCTTCCAGTTGGGCAGCTTCACCAATCCCCAGTCCTTCCAGTCCTTTGACGAGACCGCCACCGTGGAATTCTCCCTGGACCGGACCGTCGCCCTGACCCGGCTGGGCTGGTACACCGGCCTGGGGACGGGAGACTACTCCCTGGAGGTCTCCGCCGACGGGCAAAGCTGGACCGCCCTTCAGGTCAGCGTGGACGAGGACAACAAATCCGCCTACGCCTGGACCCCGGTAGACCGGAACGCTCCGGCCGGCTCGGTCCGCTCCATCCACCAGAAGTACAACACCCTGTTCAAGTGGTATTTCATCGAGCCGGAGGGCGGCCCGGTCCAGGTCCGGTATCTGCGGCTCACCGGATTCCCCGGCAAGGCCCCCCTGGAGCTGGGCGAGCTGGCCCTCTACGACCAGGACGGAGTCCGGGCCGTCCCCGACGCCGTGGTGGCTGCCCAGCCCGCGCAGGCCGTCCCCTCCGCTGACCTGGCCCTCTTTGACGAGCAGGACACCGTTCCGGACAAATCCACCTGGTACAACTCCTCCTATTTTGACGAAATCTATCATCCCCGCACCGCCTATGAGCACATCCGGGGCATCGAGCCCTATGAGGTCTCTCACCCGCCCTTGGGCAAGCTCATCCTCTCGGTGGGGATCCGGCTGTTCGGCTTCACCCCCTTTGGCTGGCGGTTCATGGGCACCCTGTTCGGCGTGCTGATGCTCCCCATCCTCTACGTCTTCCTGAAAAACCTCTTCGGCAGGACCGCCATCGCCTTCTGCGGCACCACGCTGTTCGCCTTCGATTTCATGCACCTGGTGCAGACCCGCATCGCCACCATCGACACCTACGGGGTCTTTTTCATCCTGCTGGCCTACTTTTTCATGTACCGCTATCTCACCCTTCCCGCCGGGACCTCCTTCCGGGGCGGCGCCCTGCCGCTCTTCCTCTCCGGGCTGTTCTGGGGCATCGGGGCGGCCAGCAAGTGGACGGTGATCTATGCCGGGGCGGGCCTGGCCCTGCTCTACTTCCTGGGCGTGTGGTTCAAGTGGCGGGACCGCCCGGCGGACTTCCCCTTCGCCCCCTGGCTGGTCCAGACTCTGCTGTTTTCCGTGCTGTGCTGGGTGGTCATCCCGGTGATCATTTACACCCTGTCCTACTGGCCCTACGCCGCCGCCCGGGGCAACGACGGCGGGCTTCTCGACATGCTGGGCGAGCTGTTCTCCTGGCCCTTCGTCCAGCTTCCCCAGGTCCTGCGGGGCGAGCGGGAGCTCATCCTCAAGAGTTCCGCCAACCTGGTGGACGCCATGCTGGAGAACCAGAAGTTTATGTTCACTTACCACGTGGGCGTCACCGAGCACCACCCCTACGAGTCCCGCTGGTATCAGTGGCTCGTGGACGGCCGCCCCATCCTTTACTACCTAGACTCCACCTCGGTGCCCGGCTTCAAGGCGGCCTTCGCCTGCTTCAACAACCCGGTGGTGGCCTGGACGGGCCTGCTGTCGGTGGTCATCCTGGCGGTCCAGACGGTCCGCCGCCGCTGCGGTAAGGCCCTGTTCCTCCTGGTGGGCTATCTGTCCCAGCTTCTGCCCTGGTTCGCCATCGGCCGCATCACCTTCGCCTACCACTACTTCCCCTCCACCCTGTTTTTGGTGCTGGCCATCAGCTACGCCATGAACGACATGATGGAGCGGAAGGTGGGACGCTGGCAGTGGGCGGTCTACGGCATGACGGCCTTCTCCGTGGTCCTCTTCGCCGCCTTCTACCCCGTTCTCATCGGGCTGATGGTGCCCTCCTGGTATCCCACCCGCTTCCTGCGGTGGATTCCCGGCGGCGCCTGGCCCTTCTGAGCGTATATCCCATTCATCCGGAGGCATCCTATGAGCTACTTCATCGACTACCACACCCACTCCCAGCTCTCCCCCGACAGTAGTGTCCCGCTGGAGCAGCAGGCCGAGGCCGCCGTCCGCTCGGGCCTCAGCGAGCTTTGCATTACCGACCACTACGACACCGTGGGGCTCCACGGCGGCCCTATGGACCCCTATGACTGGGCCCCGGCAGTGGAGCAGTTTCAGCGGGTCCGGGCGCAGTTTCAGGGCCGCCTGACCCTTCGGCTGGGCCTGGAGTTCGGCAGCGGCCACCTGGACGGCAGCGCCCTGGCCGCCGCCCCGCCGGAGCTGGACTTCGTCATCGGCTCGGTCCACAACCGCAGTCTGGCCGCCGGGGGAGACGATTTCTACTACGGAGACTACCACTCCCCCGGGGCCTGTTATCAGGCTCTGGACGACTACGTCTCCTCCCTGGAGCGGCTGGCCTCCGCCGGCGCCTACGACGTGCTGGGGCACATCATCTACCCGCTGCGCTATATGGCCCGCGGCTGCCCCGAGGTCTCCATGGACCGCTATGCCGACCGCATCCGGGTGGCGCTGGCCATTGCCATCGCCTCGGGCCGGGGCATGGAGCTCAACACCTACAATGGCTGCACTCTGGCTGAGTGGCGACCCTGGCTGGCCCTCTACCGGGAGCTGGGCGGCGAGATTCTCACGGTGGGCAGCGACGCCCACGTGCCGGAGAACGTGGGCCAGGGCGTCCCCGAAGCCTATGACCTCATCCGCGCCGCCGGTTTCCGGTACATCGCGGTCTACGAGGGGCGAAAGCCCCGCTTCGTCAAACTGTAGCATCCACTTAATTCAATCTGGAGGTATCACTATGATCGCATTGGGTTCCGACCACGGCGGATACGCCCTGAAGCAGCACATCATCGAATACCTGGACGCTCACGGCCTGGACTACCGGGATTTCGGCTGCCACTCCACAGAGAGCTGCGACTATCCCGTCTTTGCCAAGGCTGCGGCGGAGGCGGTGGCCTCCGGCGAGTGTGAGCGTGGCATCGTCATCTGCACCACCGGCATCGGCATTTCCATCGCCGCCAACAAGGTTCACGGCGTGCGCTGCGCCCTGTGTACCGACCCGCTCATGGCGGAGATGACCCGCCGCCACAACGACGCCAACATGCTGGCCCTGGGGGCGGGCATCGTGGGCCCCAATCTGGCGGAGGCCATCGTGGAGACCTTCCTCACCACCGAGTTCGAGGGCGGCCGCCACGCCCGGCGGGTGGGCCTCATCACTGCAATGGAGCAATAACCCAGCGGGGCCCGGACAGCTTGGCTGTCCGGGCCCCGTTTTCTCTTCACTCCGCCGGTTTGGCGGCGATATACAGCATGTCGTTTCCGCCCTCCTCCTCGGGGAAAGAATCGTACATGCTGAAGTTATACAGGAACCGCTCGGCGGGATAGACGCCGTAGCCGTCCTGGTTGTGGTCGGTGGTGTCATAGGGGTCGGCCACCAGGAACACGTCGTCCTGCTGGGTCTCGGTCCCCATGGTATCGTAACCGACGATGACCTGCCAATGTCCGCCCCAGTCATTCCAGCACACCATGACCGGGGTCCCCTCCGCCAGCCACGCCTGGATATCCTCCATCCAGATGTCCGGCTGCTCCAGCGTGGTGGTATAGGTAAAGCCGCCCACGCCGTCAAAGATATCCAAGGCCTGCTTCAGTGTGGTGCCCGGATAGCCCTCCAACTCGGTACCGTCCAGAGAGTGGCGCAGCGCCGCCAGAGTCTCCTCGTTCCAGTCGTCCAGCCTGTCATACCAGTCCAGCACCATCAGCGCCGAGGTCACGCCGCAGGCCCACTCGCTGGTCTGCTGCATGGTGCGGAAATGGGTCAGGACCGTGAGGGTGTCGGTGGACTCCAGATGGTAGACGTCCGGATGTGCAAAGTAGGGGGAGTCCGCATGGTCTCCCGCCCGCTCCACCGAGTCCGCTCCGTCGTCGGGAGACAGGTCGATGGCATAAGGGATCTTCATCTCGTCGGTGAAATTCTCGGTGCTCTTCTTCGGGTTCGCATCCGCAAGGGATGGTTCTGCCGCCCCGGGCGTCGCTGCCCCTCCTGTGGTGGCGCAGCCGGCCAGCATGGCCAGCAGCGCGGCAGTGGCAACCGCCAGAGTGACTGTTTTTTTCATTTCTCGATCTCCTTTTGTACCGATTCCCGGCCTTTCGCCGGGTAATGTCATTATAAAAGCCCGCGTCCCCCTGCGCAATGCATGTTTCTGCATGTTTTCCATCCGCCGGACGGGCGCTGCATGGACAAATATACCAAAAAAGCGGGCCGCCAATTTTCTGGCGGCCCGCCGGGAGTCTCAGCGTTCATTCCAACTGGTTCAGATAATCCAAAATCGTCGCCACCGCTCCGTCCACGCCCAGGCGGTCGGTGTTGATCACCAGGTCGTAATAGGAGCCGTCACCCCAGCGCCAACTGGTGTTGACCCCATAGTAGGCGGCGCGCTGCCGGTCCACTCGTTCCACCTCCCGCTGGGCGCCCCGCTCGGCCAAACCATACTGGGCCACCGCCCGCTCGGTTCGCTTGGCCAAGGAGCCGCAGATGAAAAAATGGACCGCCTCCGGGTCCTGCCGCAGCACAAAGTTGCCGCACCGCCCTACAAAGACCGCCGGGCCGCGCTCGGCTAGCTCGGCCATGGCCTCCGACTGGGCGCGGAAGAGCTTGACGCTGTACGGTTCCTCCTGAATGTCGCTGTGGGGGGCAATCATGGACAGGTTGTAAATGAAATTGGTGTCCCGCAGATTTTCCGCCATCTGGAATTCCCAGAGCTGCGCGCCGCTCTCCTTGGCGGCCAGAGAGATGACCTCGTTGTCATAACAGGGGAGCCCCAGTGCCTCGGAGAGCTTTTTGGCCACCTCGTGGCCGCCGCTGCCATACTGCCGGCTGATGGTGATCGTCCTGGCTTTCATGGTTCCGGCCTCCTTCCGTCGGTCCGCATTCCTCCTGTTCCTTCTGCCTCTATCCTAACATAAAAAGAGGGAAACGGCAAGCGTTCTGCACAAGATACGCCGCCATTTCCCCTTGTTTTCTGGTGTTTCTGCCCATTTTAGGTGCCACCCATGGTCATACCCTGTTCGCCCAGGCCATCCTTCTCCAGCATCCGCTCCAGGACCTCCACATCCGTGCGGATGTCCATGGCGTCGTCCTGAAACAGCTTGTCGAGCTGTTTTTCAAAGCCGTCCACCACTTTGTCCATCATGCCCTCAATGCGCGCCTTGGCGGACTTGATGTTCTCTCCCTCAATGCCCTGGGCCTCCATCTGGGCGTAGGCCCGGAGAATCTTCAGCGTGGTGGGCAGATAGTAGCCCAAAAAGCTGCGAAGCTGCCCCTCTTTGTCCGGCTTCTCCCGCAGATAGGCAAAGATTTTGCCGGTAATCTCTCCGATGCGGTCGATTTTCCGGCTCATCACCTCGTCGGCGATGGCATCGTTGACCTCCCGGATCTCCATCAGCACGGCGTCCTCCCGCTCCATGCCGGCGGGGGGCTTTTCCGCCTGTTTTTCCGGTGCGGGCGCCGGCGGCTCCTCCCGCAGGCCCTCGTCGTTGAGCACCAGCCGCCCACCGCCCACGTCCAGGTAGCCGGTGGGGATGACGCCCTCGTCCAGCATATCCTGGAGATCATCGCACACCTTCCGTACCGAAAGGCCCATGGCCTGGGCCATAGAGGCCACCGAGATGGATTCCCTCCGGCCGATGAGGGCCAGATATTTGCGGAAGCGCCTGGCCTTTTTGCCCTTGGCCACGCCCATGTAGAGCATAATAAGGCCCACCCCGGCGATGCCCAGAGGGATAAAAATGTCGGACAGGCTGGTCCAGAACCACCCGTAGGAGAGGGCGTCCAGCAGCTCGCTAAGGCCGCCGAAGCCGAACACGCCGGCCACGACGGCCCCGGCGATGGTCAGGCCCCGGCCCTCCCGGCCCCGGGCGAAGCGGGCGCCGGTTTTGGGCTTGGCGGATTTTTTCTTTCCGGCCGCGGGTGCAGTCCCGCCCAGACCCTGGGCCGCACCCTGCTCCCGCTGGATGTCATAGGGGTGGCGGCTGGCGCGGGAGCGCGGGCTCCCCGCCAGGCCCATCAGCTTCAGCACCAGCATGACCACCCCCACCGGCGGGAAGCAGAAGAGCATAATCAGCGTGGGAATCCAGGAGGCAAAATCGCCGCCCCGGTCTCCATTGTAATTGTGGTTGTAATCAGCCATGAACGGGCCTCCATATTGCCGGGTCCCCAGGGCGGGTCCGGCGTTTCGGTAGTCTTTATCATACAACGGATTTGGGGGGATGTAAAGTGGCCGCGCCGCATTTTACCGGGGTGTTACCGTTCTGTAATTGCTTTTTCTCCGGCTGCATCATATAATATACTCTGATTTGCTGTGGGCGGCGCCCGCAGCGACGATTTGGAGGATATATGCTATGGAAGAACATAAACCGGGCAAGCGGCTGGCTTCGGGCAGCGGCAAGGGTGCGGGCCGGACGCTGGCCCTGCTTCTGGCCGCCGCGGCGGTCGTCCTGGCGCTGGCCTATGTGGGGCTGTGCGCCTGGGTGGGAGCCAGCAGCACGATCCTGCCCCGGGTCTCCGCCGCCGGGGTGGGCCTGGGCGGCCTGACCCAGGCGCAGGCCACAGAGCGCCTGAATACCGGCGTGGCCGAACGCTATGCCGATGCGTCCGTAAACCTTACTTACAGCGGCCAGACCGCCGTCTTTACCGGCGCGCTGGTGGAGGCCGACGCCGAGGGGGTGGCCCAGTCCGCCTGGAACTACGGCCGCACCGGCGGCTTCCTCACCCGGGGCGGATACCTGCTTTCCACCCTCATCACCGGCCACGAGGTGGAGGCCCCCCTGCGCTACTCCGAGACGGGCCGCGCCCAGGTGGACCAGATGCTGGAGGACATCTCCCAAGCCGTGGGCGGTGATCTGGAGGAGACCACCTGGGAGATCCAGGGGGACCATCTGGTCTTCCATATGGGCTCTCCGGGCACCGGCGTGGACCAGGCGGCCCTGCGCCAGACCGTCCTGGTCCGCCTGGCCGCCCTGGACAGCTCGCCCTATGAGGTGGAGCCCATCACCACCGAGCCCTCCTTCCCCGACCTGGAGGCCATCCACCGGGCGCTCTACGCCGAGGTGGCCGACGCCTCCCTGGACCCCACGACCTTTGAGATCACCCCCAGCGTCACCGGCATGACCTTCGACATCGCCCAGGCCCGGCAGCTCCTGGAGGGAGCTGCCTGGGGCAGCGACTGCGCCGTGCCGCTGGAAATCACCGAGCCCAAGATCTCCACGGAAAACCTCCGGGAGCTGCTCTTCCGGGACGTTCTGGGCGAGGCCACCAGCAAGGTCGCCGGCTCGGCCAACCGGAAATCCAACGTGGCCCTGGCCGCCTCCACCTTCAACGAGCGCATCCTGCTGCCCGGCGACGTTTTCTCCTACAACGACACCACCGGCAGCCGCACTGCCGAGAAGGGCTATCTGATGGCCCCGGTCTATAAGGGCGGCAAGTCGGTGGACGAGGTGGGCGGCGGCATCTGCCAGCCCTCCTCCACCCTCTACCTGGCCGCGCTCAACTCCAACCTGAAGATCGTGGAGCGCCACCAGCACCAGTTCGCCGTGGGCTATGTCCCCGACGGCCTGGACGCCACCGTCTACTACGGCAGCCTGGACTTCCGCTTTGAAAACGACACCGACTACCCCGTCAAGCTGGTCGCCAAGAGCTACAAGAGCAGCGGCTCCACCTACCTGACCGTCACCATCTACGGCACCAAGACCGACGACCTCCATGTGAAGATGACCAACAAGGTCTACAACTGGGTGGAGTACGAGACCGTCTATCAGGTGGACGCCGCCGTCCCAGCCGGCACGGTCAAGGAGGGGCAGAACGGCTATAAGGGCCGCAATGCCGACACCTACCGCAACCTCTACGACGCCGAGGGCAATCTGGTCAGCTCCACCCTGGAGTCCACCAACAAGTACAAGGTCCGGGAGCGCATCCTGCTGGTCAACCCCGCCGACGCCGCCCAATATGGTCTGAACGCCGACGGCACGCCCCTGGCCCCCGGCGCAGCGTCCTCCACACCGGCCATCAACCCCTCCCCCACCGGCAGCCAGCCCCCCGCCAGCGAATCCCCGGCGGTGAGCGAATCCCCCGCCTTGAGTCCCGACCCGTCCGCCTCTCCGTCGCCGGAGGCGCCCTCCTCCGAGCCCTCCCAGGAGCCGGAGACGAGCCCCGCCCCAGACATCGGCATCCCCATCTATACGCCCTCCGCCTCGGAGGAGAACGCGGAAGGGGGGAGCGAGGCATGAGCGGTCCCACCCTCACCCGCCGGGAGCTCAAGGCCCAGGCCAAACAGACGCTGGCCCGCTGGGCCAGGCCCTGCATGCTGGCCTCCGCCGCCCTGCTGCTGTTCACCCTTCTCCTGGAGGTGGTGCAGGCCGTCACCCCGGGCACCAGCCTGTCCTATTTCCTCTCCGCCGCCGTGGAGGACTACCCCTTCCAGACCGGCGTATGGCGGCTGGACGCCGGGGCCGCCGCCCGTCTGATGACCACCGTGGGCCTGCCCGCCGCATTCGGCGGTGCGGGCGCCCTTCTGGGCGCTCTGCGGCTGGACGCCGCCGGGCTGGTCTACCTGCTGCTGATCCCCTTCCGGCAGATCCCCATGGCCCTGCTCATCCAGTTGGCGGTCTTGCTGCTGTCCACCCCCATCCTCTACGGGGCCCTCCAGCAGTATTGGCACATCCTCCGGGGGGAGCCTCTCCCCTTCCGCAGCCTCTTCTCCTGGTATCTCGACCTGCGCCTCACCGGCAGGGCGGTGGCGCTTCAGCTCCTGCTCAGCGTGTGGCGCACCGCCACCTCCCTTGTGTGCATGATCCCCGGCCTGGTCTGCACGATCCTGGGCAGCCAGTCCGGCGCGCCGGACTTTCTGGTGCTGCTGGCCCTACCGCTCACCCTGCTGGGGTCCCTGGCCGGCTACTTCTGCTATGTCCGGCTGCTCCCCGCCCAGTACCTGCTCGCCCGCTCGCCGGAGCTGGGCGTGGGACAGGCCCTGCGCCAGGGCCTGCGGCTGCTGAAGGGCAGCGGCCGGGACTTCTTTCTCCTCCAGCTCTCCTTCCTGGTGTGGCACCTGGTCTCCCTGATGCTCTATCAGGTGCTGGACCTGTATGTGGTGCCCTACCAGCACATGGCCTCCATGCTGTTCCTCACTGCGCTGGACACCGCTCGGGCGGCACCCGGCGGCCCGGACCTGACTCTGCTGTAACCCACAGGCAAGAAGGGAGCTGTCGGCTGACAGCTCCCTTCCTCTCTGCCGTCAGGCGGGGGCGGCCTCGCCGGTCAGGGTCTCGCCTGCAAACAGGTACTGGTAGCGCACCCGAACGGGCTCCCGCTCCCCACCGTCCTCCACCTCCCAGGTGAGGGCGGCCGCGCAGCCCGCGCCCAGGCCGGGCAGGACCACGCCGGCGGCCGGGTCGGCCTCCGGCTCGGGCAGGCCGTTCAGCCGGACGGAGCCGGGCACGGCCCCGCCGCCGGCTACCTCTACCTCGCTCAGGGGCAGCGAGGAGCGGTTGTAGACCGTCACCACCCGGACCGTCCGTTCGGCGGCCTCCCACAGCCGCTCCCGGACAGCCACCTCCACGAAGTGGAGCCGGACCGGCTCCCGGAGGGGGAGCTCCGCCAGCAGGCGGCGATTCCCCTCCACAGCGTCCAGGCGCACTGCCCCGGTGATTCGGCCCTCCAGCGGCCGGGGCGGGTCCAGACAAATGTCGCAAAAGTCCATACTGTATCCCTCCGGCTCATTCTATGCCGCAGCCTGTCGAGCTGTGCCGCTTGCGTTTGCGCCCGGTTGTGGTATACGGTGAAAACCAAACAGAAAAGAGTGACGCGCCATGTTTCAGGGCTTTTCCAACGAGACCATCGACTTTATGTGGGGCATCCGGTTCAACAATGAAAAAAGCTGGTTTGAGCAGCACAAGGAGACTTACCGGGCCCACTTCTACGAGCCCATGAAGGCTCTGGCCGCCCAGGTGTACGAGATCTTTCAGGACCGGCACGGGGACCTGGAGCTGGCGACCCGGGTATCCCGCATCTACCGGGACGCCCGGCGGCTGCGGGGCCGCGGCCCCTATAAGGATCGGCTGTGGTTCTCCATGGAGCGCCCCTCGGAGGCGTGGACCCACGACCCGGTGTTCTGGTTTGAGCTGGCCCCCGAGGGCTACTCCTACGGCATGGGCTACTATGCCGCCAAGCCGGCCACCATGGCCCGGTTCCGCGCCCGGCTGGACCGGGACCCCAAGCCCTTTGAAAAGCTGGCCCGGACCCTGGAGCGCCAGGATGTCTTCACGCTGGAGCACGCGTGCTACAAAAAGCCAAAGGGGGACCTGGGCAAGCTCCTCTCCCCCTGGTACAACAGCAAGAACCTCTCCCTCATCTGCCAGCGGCCCCACGACGAGCGGCTTTTCTCGCCGGACCTGGTCCAAACCCTGGCGGAGGGCTACGACTTTCTGGCCCCCTATTACGCCTATTTCCTTTCGCTGGAGGGTGACCCCGACCCCAGGGCCTGATCGTTTGAATCGCTTTGATTCTAACAAATTTTACATGAGGAAAAATGCCGCCCGCCGTACATCCTATTCGGGAACGAACAGGAAAGGCGGGCGCATCATGTTCAGACGCAAATCATATCCCGACTGGGCGGCGGTCCTGGCCGCCTTCGGGCTCCTGCTGGGCGCCGCCGCCCCTTGGTTCGCCCTGGTGCTCTCCATACCGCCTCCGGCGGTCCAGGCGGACGCCCAGGTTCTCACCGACGAGGGCGGAGGGCCGCCCTCGTCCCAGGTCCGGTCCGGGGATGGGCAGCCCAAGCTCATCGCCCTTACCTTTGACGACGGGCCCCGGCGCTCCACCACCACCGCTCTGCTAGACGGCCTGGCCGAGCGGGGCGTGAAGGCCACCTTTTTCCTCATCGGGGGGCAGTTGGAGAACAACGAGGATGTGGTCCGCCGCATGGACGAGGAGGGCCACCAGGTGGGCATCCACACCTTTGACCACGTCC is a genomic window of Intestinimonas massiliensis (ex Afouda et al. 2020) containing:
- a CDS encoding VanW family protein; the protein is MEEHKPGKRLASGSGKGAGRTLALLLAAAAVVLALAYVGLCAWVGASSTILPRVSAAGVGLGGLTQAQATERLNTGVAERYADASVNLTYSGQTAVFTGALVEADAEGVAQSAWNYGRTGGFLTRGGYLLSTLITGHEVEAPLRYSETGRAQVDQMLEDISQAVGGDLEETTWEIQGDHLVFHMGSPGTGVDQAALRQTVLVRLAALDSSPYEVEPITTEPSFPDLEAIHRALYAEVADASLDPTTFEITPSVTGMTFDIAQARQLLEGAAWGSDCAVPLEITEPKISTENLRELLFRDVLGEATSKVAGSANRKSNVALAASTFNERILLPGDVFSYNDTTGSRTAEKGYLMAPVYKGGKSVDEVGGGICQPSSTLYLAALNSNLKIVERHQHQFAVGYVPDGLDATVYYGSLDFRFENDTDYPVKLVAKSYKSSGSTYLTVTIYGTKTDDLHVKMTNKVYNWVEYETVYQVDAAVPAGTVKEGQNGYKGRNADTYRNLYDAEGNLVSSTLESTNKYKVRERILLVNPADAAQYGLNADGTPLAPGAASSTPAINPSPTGSQPPASESPAVSESPALSPDPSASPSPEAPSSEPSQEPETSPAPDIGIPIYTPSASEENAEGGSEA
- a CDS encoding DUF975 family protein, with product MSGPTLTRRELKAQAKQTLARWARPCMLASAALLLFTLLLEVVQAVTPGTSLSYFLSAAVEDYPFQTGVWRLDAGAAARLMTTVGLPAAFGGAGALLGALRLDAAGLVYLLLIPFRQIPMALLIQLAVLLLSTPILYGALQQYWHILRGEPLPFRSLFSWYLDLRLTGRAVALQLLLSVWRTATSLVCMIPGLVCTILGSQSGAPDFLVLLALPLTLLGSLAGYFCYVRLLPAQYLLARSPELGVGQALRQGLRLLKGSGRDFFLLQLSFLVWHLVSLMLYQVLDLYVVPYQHMASMLFLTALDTARAAPGGPDLTLL
- a CDS encoding DUF2461 domain-containing protein; its protein translation is MFQGFSNETIDFMWGIRFNNEKSWFEQHKETYRAHFYEPMKALAAQVYEIFQDRHGDLELATRVSRIYRDARRLRGRGPYKDRLWFSMERPSEAWTHDPVFWFELAPEGYSYGMGYYAAKPATMARFRARLDRDPKPFEKLARTLERQDVFTLEHACYKKPKGDLGKLLSPWYNSKNLSLICQRPHDERLFSPDLVQTLAEGYDFLAPYYAYFLSLEGDPDPRA